One window of Enterobacter sp. RHBSTW-00175 genomic DNA carries:
- a CDS encoding phage minor tail protein L: MSLNADYQKLEPGNDIRLIEVDGTAFGMSDVMYFHAYNIPHTPEEIAAAGGDETRLPPKSIWWQGTEYKAWPYQIEGLEKSTDGTSAEPKLSVANLDSSITALCLAYDDLVLARVVIHDTMAKYLDDRNFPSGNPLANPTQEKRQTWYIDGRTGETNETVQFVLSSPMDVQGMMIPTRQLHSLCTWCIRNKYRSGDGCDYAGTQYFDKNNKPVSDPSLDECNGTLSACELRHGEGNELPFGGFPGTSLIRS, from the coding sequence ATGAGTCTTAACGCTGATTATCAAAAACTGGAGCCGGGTAATGATATCCGGCTGATTGAAGTGGACGGCACAGCGTTTGGTATGTCTGATGTGATGTATTTTCACGCTTACAACATCCCACATACGCCAGAAGAGATTGCCGCCGCTGGTGGTGATGAAACTCGGCTACCGCCCAAATCAATCTGGTGGCAGGGCACTGAATACAAGGCGTGGCCATATCAGATAGAGGGGCTGGAAAAATCCACGGATGGTACCAGCGCCGAACCCAAACTTTCAGTTGCCAATCTGGACAGCTCGATCACCGCTCTTTGTCTTGCGTATGACGATCTTGTCCTGGCGCGTGTTGTCATTCACGACACGATGGCAAAGTATCTGGATGATCGTAACTTCCCGTCAGGAAATCCCCTGGCGAACCCGACGCAGGAAAAACGCCAGACATGGTACATCGATGGCAGGACTGGTGAGACAAATGAGACGGTGCAGTTTGTTCTATCCAGTCCGATGGACGTACAGGGAATGATGATCCCAACGCGCCAGCTACATTCCCTTTGCACCTGGTGTATTCGTAATAAATACCGTAGCGGCGATGGCTGCGACTATGCGGGAACGCAGTATTTTGACAAAAACAACAAACCGGTAAGCGACCCTTCTCTGGATGAATGCAACGGAACACTTTCTGCCTGCGAACTCCGTCACGGTGAAGGTAATGAGCTTCCATTTGGAGGCTTCCCCGGAACGTCATTAATCAGGAGCTGA
- a CDS encoding C40 family peptidase, with protein sequence MRQKTIDAIMAHAAAEYPRECCGVVAQKNRVERYFPCRNMAAQPTEQFHLCPEDYASAEDWGAITGIVHSHPDATTQPSELDKAQCDLTLLPWHIVNWPEGDLRTIQPRGELPLLQRPFVLGHLDCWGLVMSYFRQEHSIELKDYRVDYPWWENDYPDNFYQDCWYECGFREFDGPPQPGDMVIMQLQADKWNHAGILLDGNMLLHHLYGHLSQRVPYGGYWIERTMKIVRFKNLMR encoded by the coding sequence ATGCGTCAGAAAACTATTGATGCGATCATGGCGCACGCCGCAGCGGAGTATCCGCGCGAATGCTGTGGCGTAGTGGCGCAGAAAAACCGGGTTGAGCGTTATTTCCCATGCCGGAACATGGCTGCTCAGCCAACGGAGCAATTTCACCTTTGTCCCGAAGATTATGCATCGGCTGAGGATTGGGGAGCCATTACAGGAATAGTCCACAGTCATCCAGACGCCACCACGCAACCGAGTGAGCTGGACAAGGCGCAGTGTGATTTAACTCTTTTGCCCTGGCATATTGTGAATTGGCCCGAAGGAGACTTACGTACTATACAGCCTCGCGGAGAACTGCCGCTGCTGCAACGTCCTTTTGTACTTGGTCACCTGGACTGCTGGGGGCTCGTAATGAGTTATTTCCGGCAGGAACACAGCATTGAGCTGAAAGATTACCGGGTAGATTATCCCTGGTGGGAAAACGACTATCCTGACAACTTTTACCAGGATTGCTGGTATGAGTGTGGATTCCGGGAATTCGACGGGCCGCCACAACCAGGCGATATGGTGATCATGCAGCTCCAGGCCGATAAGTGGAATCATGCGGGGATCCTGCTTGATGGCAATATGCTACTGCATCATCTGTACGGCCATCTGAGCCAGCGAGTGCCGTATGGCGGATACTGGATTGAGCGCACAATGAAGATCGTAAGATTTAAAAATCTTATGAGATGA
- a CDS encoding tail assembly protein, which produces MSESVRKVRLYGVLGATFGREYQLAVSSAREAVRALCVIVPGFERFLNNSRQRGLTYAVFSGKQNLDQKALEMDEGGDDIRIAPVIIGSKRGGLMQTILGAALIAVAAFAPWGAAIWASNVVFQVGAALALGGVIQMLSPQTKGLASKQSADNKASYAFGGVTNTTAQGNPVPLLYGKRLIGGAIISAGIYVEDQQ; this is translated from the coding sequence ATGTCTGAATCAGTAAGAAAGGTTCGCCTTTACGGTGTTCTGGGGGCAACTTTTGGGCGTGAATATCAGCTTGCTGTATCGTCAGCCAGGGAAGCGGTGAGGGCGTTATGTGTCATTGTTCCTGGCTTTGAAAGGTTCCTGAATAACAGTCGACAGCGTGGACTGACCTATGCCGTTTTCAGTGGTAAGCAGAATCTGGATCAGAAAGCGCTGGAAATGGATGAAGGTGGCGATGATATCCGTATCGCACCCGTCATCATTGGCAGCAAGCGTGGCGGGTTGATGCAGACCATTCTGGGTGCTGCACTGATCGCCGTCGCCGCGTTCGCTCCGTGGGGGGCGGCAATCTGGGCCAGTAATGTTGTTTTCCAGGTGGGGGCCGCACTCGCGCTCGGAGGGGTGATCCAGATGCTCTCACCACAAACAAAAGGATTGGCCAGCAAGCAGTCGGCTGATAATAAAGCCAGCTATGCCTTCGGTGGTGTCACTAATACAACGGCACAGGGTAATCCGGTACCGCTGCTTTACGGCAAGCGACTCATTGGCGGGGCGATAATTTCCGCCGGTATCTACGTCGAAGATCAGCAGTAA
- a CDS encoding phage tail tape measure protein produces the protein MAQTAVGDLVVNLDVNSTKFTEQISYVKKEFKQTGDAANDAALRMQQSFTRQESAARKAVISVGQYNAAMRMLPAQFTDIATQLAGGQSPWLILLQQGGQVKDSFGGIIPTFRALLGTISPVMVGVTALSAATGALFYAWYAGSSTLSDFNKTLVLSGNSAGLTADRMLVLARNGQAAGLTFNQTSEALTELVNAGVRAGSRFDDMSQAVARFTDASGVPVDKVAAAFGKLTSDPTSGLIAMAQQFHNVTAEQIAYVAQLQRAGDEAAALQAANDAATSGFNEQTKSLRDNMGTIESSADSLKRAFKSMWDAALDIGRPDTAQEMVAKAEAAFKKADEIWNLRKNDGYVNSQARDLYWNDRETARVELENARRKAGAEKEKQDNASREAAAESDRLKYAAQAQSNYAKTQSALEKYTARQNELNKALKDGRILQADYNINLAAAKKEYEDTLKKPSKKTATVRTPAGTRATDTATAQTMELETQLRTLQEHKGINDTISQQRQELWRQQARFSVLEEAAKKRPLSVEEKSLLASKDEVLSRAEMNAKLGDQIAAQERLNRLQDTSQKYVTQMDEKTSSLQSSAGLSSRQAQRMNEEAQLRQGWINAVGTLEDAGYLKESAALKKYYAEQDKLRGDWLSGAKSAWADYADSAGDAYGQMKSVAANTFDGMTQNLANMLTTGKAKWADFTRSTLSMLAQIAIKQAGVGIVGAVGSAIGFAGGGYTGSGGKYEPAGVVHRGEFVFNKESTSRIGVGNLYRMMKGYASGGYVGGGSSSSVGVPFGISVYAPVNVTTEQQGGQQQSQGDQLGRAYQQVIDKSVQDGIRKASRPGGIIWNAMKVR, from the coding sequence ATGGCCCAGACGGCAGTCGGTGATCTGGTCGTTAACCTTGACGTTAACTCGACGAAATTCACTGAACAGATCAGCTACGTTAAAAAAGAATTTAAGCAGACGGGTGATGCGGCAAATGATGCCGCGTTGCGAATGCAGCAGTCATTTACCCGCCAGGAGAGTGCCGCCCGTAAGGCCGTGATATCTGTCGGGCAATATAACGCTGCAATGCGTATGCTCCCGGCGCAGTTTACTGATATTGCGACCCAGCTGGCTGGCGGGCAGAGTCCGTGGCTTATCCTCCTCCAGCAGGGCGGCCAGGTTAAAGACTCCTTCGGCGGTATTATTCCAACGTTCCGCGCGCTGCTGGGCACTATCTCCCCGGTTATGGTGGGTGTTACAGCGCTGTCTGCGGCAACAGGGGCATTGTTCTATGCATGGTATGCCGGTTCGTCAACGCTGTCTGATTTCAACAAAACGCTGGTGCTCTCAGGGAATTCAGCGGGGCTGACCGCCGACAGAATGCTGGTTCTGGCACGAAACGGGCAGGCCGCAGGACTGACATTCAACCAGACCAGCGAAGCGCTGACTGAGCTGGTCAATGCGGGTGTTCGTGCGGGTTCCCGCTTTGATGATATGAGCCAGGCGGTTGCGCGCTTCACTGACGCTTCAGGTGTGCCGGTTGATAAGGTTGCCGCCGCGTTTGGGAAACTGACCTCAGACCCGACATCCGGGCTGATTGCCATGGCCCAGCAATTTCACAATGTGACTGCTGAGCAGATAGCCTATGTGGCGCAATTGCAGCGGGCCGGTGATGAAGCAGCTGCCCTGCAAGCGGCAAACGATGCTGCGACCTCCGGGTTTAACGAGCAGACCAAATCGCTCCGCGACAACATGGGAACGATTGAGTCATCGGCAGACAGCCTGAAGCGTGCCTTTAAATCGATGTGGGATGCGGCGCTTGATATCGGCCGTCCTGATACTGCGCAGGAGATGGTGGCAAAGGCAGAAGCCGCCTTTAAGAAAGCGGATGAAATCTGGAACCTTCGTAAAAATGATGGTTATGTCAATTCTCAGGCACGCGATCTTTACTGGAATGATCGAGAAACAGCGAGAGTTGAGCTTGAAAATGCCAGGCGCAAGGCCGGAGCTGAGAAGGAGAAGCAAGATAATGCATCGCGTGAAGCGGCTGCTGAATCTGACCGCCTAAAGTACGCCGCGCAGGCCCAGTCCAATTACGCCAAAACACAAAGCGCACTGGAAAAGTACACGGCCCGCCAGAATGAGCTTAACAAGGCTCTGAAGGATGGCCGGATCCTCCAGGCCGACTACAACATCAACCTGGCTGCGGCGAAAAAAGAGTATGAGGATACTCTCAAGAAGCCGTCGAAAAAGACTGCCACGGTCAGAACACCCGCCGGCACCCGGGCGACCGATACCGCCACCGCACAGACGATGGAGCTTGAGACGCAGTTACGCACACTGCAAGAGCACAAGGGTATCAATGACACTATCAGCCAGCAGCGGCAGGAGCTCTGGCGGCAGCAGGCCCGCTTCTCCGTTCTGGAAGAGGCCGCAAAAAAACGCCCCCTCTCTGTGGAAGAAAAATCCCTGCTGGCCAGTAAGGATGAAGTGCTTTCGCGCGCGGAGATGAATGCAAAACTGGGCGATCAGATTGCCGCTCAGGAACGCCTTAACCGTCTTCAGGATACTTCACAAAAATACGTCACCCAGATGGATGAAAAAACCTCTTCACTTCAGAGCAGCGCAGGATTAAGTAGCCGACAGGCTCAGCGTATGAACGAAGAGGCTCAGCTACGTCAGGGGTGGATTAATGCAGTGGGTACACTGGAAGATGCTGGTTATCTGAAGGAATCGGCTGCTCTCAAAAAATACTATGCAGAACAGGATAAGTTGCGAGGCGACTGGCTTTCTGGGGCGAAATCAGCTTGGGCGGATTATGCCGATTCTGCGGGTGACGCTTATGGTCAGATGAAGTCTGTGGCGGCCAACACCTTCGACGGAATGACGCAAAACCTTGCCAATATGCTGACCACTGGCAAGGCAAAATGGGCTGATTTTACCCGGTCAACACTCTCGATGCTGGCGCAGATCGCTATCAAACAGGCGGGCGTGGGGATCGTCGGAGCAGTTGGCTCTGCTATTGGGTTTGCTGGTGGTGGTTATACCGGTTCCGGCGGTAAATATGAGCCTGCTGGTGTGGTACACCGCGGCGAGTTTGTCTTTAACAAAGAATCCACCTCACGGATTGGCGTGGGTAATCTCTACAGAATGATGAAGGGATACGCCAGTGGTGGCTATGTGGGGGGCGGTTCCTCTTCCAGTGTCGGTGTGCCGTTCGGCATCAGTGTGTACGCGCCTGTCAATGTGACGACTGAGCAGCAGGGAGGACAGCAGCAGTCACAGGGTGACCAACTCGGTCGCGCTTATCAGCAGGTTATCGATAAATCAGTTCAGGACGGCATCCGCAAGGCTTCGCGTCCGGGCGGGATTATCTGGAATGCGATGAAGGTCAGGTAA
- a CDS encoding phage tail protein: MAIETFTWGIQSASQPTTKSEDTIRKAKFGDGYEQVSGSGLNDEKLIFEYSFRGRPEKGLEIYTFLRRHKTKSFIFTPPFGELALWRVQANSLQKVVLGNKLLSVSATFEQAFAP, from the coding sequence ATGGCAATTGAAACATTTACGTGGGGGATCCAGTCGGCAAGCCAGCCCACCACCAAAAGTGAAGACACCATCCGGAAAGCGAAATTTGGTGATGGTTATGAGCAGGTGAGCGGCTCCGGTCTGAATGATGAAAAGCTGATTTTTGAATATTCGTTCAGGGGACGACCTGAAAAAGGGCTGGAGATCTACACCTTTCTTCGCCGCCACAAAACCAAATCGTTCATCTTCACACCGCCATTCGGAGAGCTCGCCCTGTGGCGAGTTCAGGCCAATTCTCTACAGAAGGTTGTTCTTGGCAACAAACTGCTTTCTGTTTCAGCAACGTTTGAACAGGCATTCGCACCATGA